The genomic interval TTTATTGTAAGATTATTTATTGTATTAAGTTTATAATCAGGTCAGTAGCAGTTGGTCCAGGGAACAGGTGGTTTTTGCTTGCGTTTCACGTCTATGTCTTGGATTTCATAGATCATGATAGGAGGACTTGAGCGGCGGTATGGGATGATATCTAAAGTGTTGGAAATATGCTCATTGGATAATAGTTTGGGGGCTGCTTTTAATTACCTCCTTGATGTAATGCAATTTAAGTATTCTTATTGTTTGCCTCCAAAATAATGTCCAGGTATTTGTATGAGCAAACTAATTCTACTGCCCTGCCCTGTAATGTATGGAGTTGGGGCAAGGAATGAAACCAGGCAGGGTtttggcattttttttttatagttgtCTTCGCTTAAATAACTGGCTTTAAGCAATTCAATGAATTAAGATTGAGCGGAATAATTTCAAATGCTTCTTGTAGCTTTAAAATGGTCTCAGCAGGTGACAATAGATAAGCATACAGGTGTATATTAACACGCTGCACACACCCTGATGACCGACCGCAGCGGCACCGTGACCCTCGATGCCACCCAGCGCCAGGGGGGGGACACATTGCTACCTGGTCTGGGAACACTGCTACAGCCACTTCAGCTGCTGTTTGCTCTATGtcatctttcacacacacaaacatccgtACCTCCGTCCTGCTCAGCTTTGATCTGGGCCTCAAGGTCTTCGGGGTCGACATACTGGTAGTTCCCGTCGTCTTCTGGCGGCTTGCATTTCCCACAGcagaaacaacagcagcagcagcagcagcaacacgaGAACACTGTGCAGCACAGCACCAgactctgaacacacacacacacacacacacacacacacacacacacacacacacacacacacacacacacacacacacacacacacacacacacacacacacacacacacacacacacacacacacacacacacccttaataTTCCTGCACAAAAAACAAAATTATTCTACCAATATACGGTAATAAGTTTCCTTCCATCATCTTTGGTTTGTCGATAAAGTTCAGAAATAAATGGATATCAACCGTTTTGAATGTGAAATTAAAtaacttttaaataaatacaaatcaatAACAAATATTTTAAGCATTAAAATCGCattaacttttaaaatattcaaTATAGCCACATTCAACCAAAGCCAAATTAATCAACTAATATCTGGTCTCCTTCCACAACCTTTGTGAGAGAAGAAACATCGGACCTtgaaatagagagacagagtttGTTCTGACCTTGAACCACCATTTGGACATGAGGAAGTAGTACTTGACACTGTCCTCTCCAAACTGCTCGGAGACGTACAGCCCCATGGAGCCGTATTCATCGTAGATCTTCCGCTTAGTGTCGTCGTTCAGGATGGAGTTGGCGTTGTTGATCTCCTTGAACTTGTCTGCTGCCTCGGGGTTGTCCGGGTTCTTGTCCGGGTGGTACTTCAATGCTAGCTTCCTGTGTGTTGACAAGTATGATTGTGAaggacaaggtgtgtgtgtgtgtgtgtgtgtgtgtgtgtgtgtgtgtgtgtgtgtgtgtgtgtgtgtgtgtgtgtgtgtttgtctccttGACATCAAGCACTATTCTGAATGTTTGAAATGTTGACCTACTCACTACTTAGGGAGATTTATTTTTGGGGTGGCAAGTCAGGACAAACAAAGAATGGTTATCTTTCCTACGCAACATTGTTCACCAAGATGTTATCTCATGAACATCCAACCTAGCGAAGGAATCTGGAACCCAGCTATGAGGACGTCTTCAATTACAGACCTTGAGATGAGGTTTACCTGTAGGCCTTCTTGATGTCCTCCAGAGAAGCTCCTTTCTCAAGGCCCAGCACCTTGTACAGACTCTCCCCGGCCGTAGACATCTTCCTCTGGGGACGGCTGGCATTCGGCTCTGCCATGGTTCTCCTCTGCCTTCACCCTGTGTTGGCCATTCATGCAGTAGACGTTACAACTAAAAACACTAAGGAAATAGGCACTATTTGAAATGTATAAACAGTAAGTTTTACTGTAGCTATTCCAAGcctgacacatttatttttgagATAAATGTGAGATCCCCAGAGAGTGACATTATATTCTTACATGCACTACTCTACATTGATACGAGATTTCATTGGCGTTGATATAGATTACCAGAGCATTAGCTCCAAAAACCAACCTCACACATCTTCCAGATGATGCATGAATTTAATTACATGTGTAGGCAATTTTTTGTAATAAACAAAGTTAATAAGGCAAATTCCAAAAAGGAGATTATAAACACGATCTTAATTTACAAGCAGCTGATACAGCACGATTTTGTTCCCATTAACCATTGAAGAAATGGTTATTTGGAGAATGTATCATTTTTTCTTTCATGTGTATAGACTCCTTTAGGACCTTCAAAGACGCTAAATAaatgtgttattattgttatgattattattagtccTGTCCGCATGCTTATTACCATTCCAAAACGACCAGCTTCCGTGGTGAAAGTCTGCCTCCCAAACTAGCGAACTATCATTCCATAGTTCATAATGCCGCAATGTTAGGTGCCTCATTAAAAATGTACCGTTATCTTATTCAATTGTTGATGTTTATTAATTCACAAAAATAGACTTTCTTTCTGACGATAAAGTTAGGACAAATCCTGAAACATAGAATTCTGAAGAAAAAAACGGATTTGGGGAAGAAATTAAGGGAATTTGGATTTCTTTTTTATACGGCTCTATGTCAATGGAGAAGCTCCATAGCTAACTTCACTAGCTACAAAAACTGTACTTTAAACTAACAAGCCCCCTTTACCTAAACCTCTCAACCAAAAATCTAGAAAATGGGTTTTAAATCCAGGAGAAATACTGGCTCTTTCAGTTGACAAGCTAACCTTATGGGTGCCGGATGTCTCGCTAGCATTTTGCATAAGCAAACGAGCGACATGATTCGGCCTATCAGACGCACGGATGGACGGATGGCAAAGTCATGACCCGCCCTACTCTGCCTCTCATTGGCTAGTACTCGATGACTTGGATGAAatttagaaccccccccccctccctccaatgGATTTATTTA from Gadus macrocephalus chromosome 21, ASM3116895v1 carries:
- the dnajc5ga gene encoding dnaJ (Hsp40) homolog, subfamily C, member 5 gamma a isoform X2 translates to MAEPNASRPQRKMSTAGESLYKVLGLEKGASLEDIKKAYRKLALKYHPDKNPDNPEAADKFKEINNANSILNDDTKRKIYDEYGSMGLYVSEQFGEDSVKYYFLMSKWWFKSLVLCCTVFSCCCCCCCCCFCCGKCKPPEDDGNYQYVDPEDLEAQIKAEQDGDIIPYRRSSPPIMIYEIQDIDVKRKQKPPVPWTNCY
- the dnajc5ga gene encoding dnaJ (Hsp40) homolog, subfamily C, member 5 gamma a isoform X3, which translates into the protein MAEPNASRPQRKMSTAGESLYKVLGLEKGASLEDIKKAYRKLALKYHPDKNPDNPEAADKFKEINNANSILNDDTKRKIYDEYGSMGLYVSEQFGEDSVKYYFLMSKWWFKSLVLCCTVFSCCCCCCCCCFCCGKCKPPEDDGNYQYVDPEDLEAQIKAEQDGGARAPIVIQPPPTTQRGGEPPRPNASHPAATTPKT
- the dnajc5ga gene encoding dnaJ (Hsp40) homolog, subfamily C, member 5 gamma a isoform X4, yielding MAEPNASRPQRKMSTAGESLYKVLGLEKGASLEDIKKAYRKLALKYHPDKNPDNPEAADKFKEINNANSILNDDTKRKIYDEYGSMGLYVSEQFGEDSVKYYFLMSKWWFKSLVLCCTVFSCCCCCCCCCFCCGKCKPPEDDGNYQYVDPEDLEAQIKAEQDGGR
- the dnajc5ga gene encoding dnaJ (Hsp40) homolog, subfamily C, member 5 gamma a isoform X1; its protein translation is MAEPNASRPQRKMSTAGESLYKVLGLEKGASLEDIKKAYRKLALKYHPDKNPDNPEAADKFKEINNANSILNDDTKRKIYDEYGSMGLYVSEQFGEDSVKYYFLMSKWWFKSLVLCCTVFSCCCCCCCCCFCCGKCKPPEDDGNYQYVDPEDLEAQIKAEQDGGNTVIIVQPPTSPSSEDPDSQAPPVHPLPMPPLSSPTSPAGAENPSETLPQSK